One window from the genome of Thermaerobacter marianensis DSM 12885 encodes:
- the cas5 gene encoding CRISPR-associated protein Cas5: MGTTARLTVPLLIFDVAGHLAHFRRPDTAVTHATYPFPTRTALRGMLGAILGRPEWVDTEHEAWTGVRILNPIRTRAQELSMLGKGWFGNGDAFNRPTAIELVVEPAYRIYYTGPDGQELAERIRQRRSHFPTYLGSAYALTVPRFIAWEEAEEVGGEAAVAGGAVNVAPEGPLESPAVVPTHAVLDVEPVPGRVYARVGGVLHTHLGGRRFRRSLSFLYEPNGQAIRFWPAPGPYDPPVRWVRCSDGLVCLW, encoded by the coding sequence ATGGGCACGACCGCTCGGTTGACCGTACCGCTGCTGATCTTCGACGTGGCGGGGCACCTGGCCCACTTCCGCCGCCCCGACACGGCGGTGACCCACGCCACCTACCCGTTCCCCACCCGGACGGCTCTGCGGGGGATGCTGGGGGCGATCCTCGGCCGGCCGGAGTGGGTGGACACGGAGCACGAAGCCTGGACCGGCGTGCGGATCCTCAACCCCATTCGGACGCGGGCCCAGGAGCTGTCCATGCTGGGCAAGGGGTGGTTCGGGAACGGCGACGCCTTCAACCGGCCGACAGCCATCGAGCTGGTGGTGGAACCGGCCTACCGCATCTACTACACCGGTCCCGACGGGCAGGAACTGGCGGAGCGAATCCGCCAGCGGCGCAGCCATTTCCCCACATACCTGGGTTCCGCCTATGCCTTGACGGTACCGCGTTTCATCGCGTGGGAAGAGGCCGAGGAGGTCGGCGGGGAAGCCGCGGTGGCCGGTGGAGCTGTGAACGTTGCACCGGAAGGACCCCTGGAGAGCCCGGCGGTGGTTCCGACCCACGCGGTGCTCGACGTCGAGCCCGTACCGGGGCGCGTCTATGCCCGGGTGGGGGGTGTGCTCCATACCCATCTGGGCGGGAGGCGGTTTCGTCGCTCCCTGAGCTTCCTGTACGAACCCAACGGCCAGGCCATCCGATTCTGGCCGGCCCCCGGTCCCTACGACCCCCCGGTACGGTGGGTCCGGTGCAGCGACGGGCTGGTGTGTCTTTGGTGA
- a CDS encoding CRISPR-associated protein translates to MAEVRSGELLFVKSVKDGIPNRDPLSDSDARRLFDEEDGRISLSDVSIKRDVRDYVLARYPDGGDGTKHVYVREARSAEGNLLGRRALAEQVLGISPDKAREELPRKAFDVRAFGVVYSVSKVSFHLTGPVQFGWAHSLHPVESRYVQGTVVMASEDDRAKGQGTIWTTYIVPFAVFAMHGIINAALAKETDLTPDDVDLVLEGLWKGTRFRQARGRGIQEPLFLLHVEFHDPFFRIGDLDRLVRLEPGREAWLKPGKPSSVAEVALDVQALGQQLLQFQDRVARVRYWLNPAFRLEGDAGLRELGGEPQPAM, encoded by the coding sequence ATGGCGGAGGTGCGGAGCGGCGAGCTACTCTTCGTCAAGTCGGTCAAGGATGGAATCCCCAACCGGGATCCGCTGAGCGACAGCGATGCCCGGCGGCTCTTCGACGAGGAAGACGGGCGGATCAGCCTGTCCGACGTCAGCATCAAGCGGGACGTCCGCGACTACGTGCTGGCGCGGTATCCCGACGGCGGGGACGGCACCAAGCACGTGTACGTCCGTGAGGCCCGTTCCGCCGAGGGCAACCTCCTGGGACGGCGTGCCCTGGCAGAGCAGGTGCTGGGGATCAGCCCCGACAAGGCCCGGGAGGAACTGCCGCGGAAGGCCTTCGACGTGCGGGCCTTCGGGGTGGTGTACTCCGTCAGCAAGGTGTCCTTCCACCTGACGGGGCCGGTCCAGTTCGGCTGGGCCCACTCCCTCCATCCAGTGGAGAGCCGGTACGTCCAGGGCACGGTGGTGATGGCCTCGGAGGACGATCGTGCCAAGGGGCAGGGTACCATCTGGACCACGTACATCGTGCCCTTTGCCGTCTTCGCCATGCACGGCATCATCAACGCCGCCCTGGCGAAGGAGACGGACCTCACGCCCGATGACGTCGATCTGGTGCTGGAGGGCCTCTGGAAAGGGACCCGGTTCCGCCAGGCCCGCGGCCGGGGCATCCAGGAACCGCTGTTCCTGTTGCACGTGGAGTTTCACGACCCGTTCTTCCGGATCGGCGACCTCGACCGGCTGGTACGCCTCGAGCCGGGCCGGGAGGCGTGGCTGAAGCCCGGCAAGCCCAGCTCCGTGGCCGAGGTGGCCCTGGACGTGCAAGCCCTGGGCCAGCAGCTCCTGCAGTTCCAAGACCGGGTGGCCCGGGTTCGGTACTGGCTCAACCCCGCTTTCCGCCTGGAGGGGGATGCGGGCCTGCGCGAGCTGGGCGGCGAGCCCCAACCTGCGATGTAG
- the cas6 gene encoding CRISPR-associated endoribonuclease Cas6 translates to MRAIFELRPASRQLVLPLQYNSMLQGLVYHLLEGTEVAEFLHDQGFTRGARRYKMFTFSRLEGVYTIERAHAAAGWTTTARAGTSGAAAAAAPTQADPADEPAGGRAAVAAAAAGGFDNRRAVNARDGKIIRFTGSVRFTLSSPYAPVIHAASSRALQLGALRLGTQVVEVEAVRFEELPPVTPPVTLRARTPITVYSTVNRPDGSRFTYFFEPRSGEFERLVAENLVRKWEAFTGRTYEGPGVRIRWRGPARGHVARFRHGVIKGFTGQFVIDGDPVLIALGLEAGFGSKNAQGFGLCDPIPTREGERGTGASRRTEPGPVVPAGPGGLKEAADGRAAAGGTVPGATAAREVEVGAD, encoded by the coding sequence ATGCGGGCCATCTTCGAGCTGCGACCGGCGTCGCGGCAGCTGGTCCTGCCACTGCAGTACAACAGCATGCTTCAGGGCCTGGTCTACCACCTGCTGGAGGGAACGGAGGTCGCCGAGTTCCTTCACGACCAGGGGTTCACCCGCGGGGCGCGGAGGTACAAAATGTTCACCTTTTCGCGGCTGGAGGGGGTCTACACCATCGAGCGGGCCCACGCTGCGGCGGGATGGACGACCACCGCGCGTGCCGGCACGTCCGGCGCGGCGGCTGCGGCGGCGCCCACTCAGGCCGACCCGGCGGACGAACCGGCCGGCGGGCGGGCAGCGGTTGCGGCAGCCGCCGCGGGCGGCTTTGACAACCGGCGTGCGGTCAACGCCCGGGACGGCAAGATCATCCGGTTCACGGGCAGCGTCCGCTTCACCCTGAGCTCGCCCTACGCGCCCGTGATCCACGCCGCCTCCTCCCGGGCCCTCCAGCTGGGGGCGCTCCGCCTCGGCACCCAGGTGGTCGAGGTCGAGGCCGTGCGTTTCGAGGAGCTTCCCCCGGTCACCCCGCCGGTGACGCTCCGGGCGCGGACGCCCATCACGGTGTACAGCACCGTCAACCGGCCCGATGGGAGCCGTTTCACCTACTTCTTCGAGCCGCGGAGCGGCGAGTTCGAACGACTGGTCGCCGAGAACCTGGTCCGCAAGTGGGAGGCCTTCACCGGCCGGACCTACGAAGGACCGGGCGTGCGGATCCGCTGGCGCGGCCCCGCCCGCGGCCACGTGGCCCGGTTCCGCCACGGCGTGATCAAGGGGTTCACCGGGCAGTTCGTCATCGACGGTGACCCGGTGCTCATCGCGCTCGGGCTCGAAGCGGGCTTCGGGTCGAAGAACGCGCAGGGCTTCGGGCTGTGCGATCCAATCCCGACCCGGGAAGGCGAGCGCGGCACCGGTGCGTCCCGGCGGACCGAACCAGGACCGGTGGTGCCGGCGGGTCCTGGCGGTTTGAAAGAGGCGGCGGACGGCCGGGCGGCGGCCGGCGGCACGGTCCCCGGCGCCACGGCAGCGCGGGAGGTCGAGGTGGGTGCTGATTGA
- a CDS encoding helix-turn-helix transcriptional regulator, with product MQRSRLFRLMFIVRELKWGRYPNARTLAQRLEVTARTIHRDLDVLRDDFYAPVEFDRSRNGFYLTDPDWVPSFGDGGVRLGAGEALALVLGLQALESVRAHGLEEPFQALLDKLPFLLPDPVSVDLGALASRVSFFFEPARGDPQAVGERLARLREAIDGCRVVRLRYYTASRDEETERLIEPYHLRYYEGAWYVAGYCRWRRDVRTFAVDRIREIEVLPETFPPPSPERFSPDVYFGEAWRLQRGAERQRVVVRFRPPQARYVRGRVWHPSQDARDEPDGSLVLSFQVLGTDEIMRWLLQFGAGVEVLEPPSLREAMAAEAEAMLAQYRGRGERPAPSKGQGGHGADVGR from the coding sequence ATGCAGCGGTCCCGGCTCTTTCGTCTGATGTTCATCGTCCGTGAGCTCAAGTGGGGGCGGTATCCGAACGCCCGCACCCTGGCGCAACGGCTGGAGGTCACCGCCCGGACGATCCACCGCGACCTGGATGTCCTCAGGGACGACTTCTACGCCCCAGTGGAGTTCGACCGCAGCCGGAACGGGTTCTACCTGACCGACCCCGACTGGGTTCCCAGCTTCGGGGACGGTGGGGTCCGGCTGGGCGCCGGCGAGGCGCTGGCGCTGGTGCTGGGCCTGCAGGCGCTGGAGTCGGTCCGGGCCCACGGTCTGGAGGAACCCTTTCAGGCGCTTCTGGACAAGCTCCCGTTCCTCTTGCCGGACCCGGTGAGCGTCGACCTGGGCGCCCTGGCCAGCCGCGTGTCCTTCTTCTTCGAGCCCGCCCGCGGCGATCCGCAAGCCGTCGGCGAGCGGTTGGCCCGGTTGCGCGAGGCCATCGACGGCTGCCGGGTGGTCCGGCTGCGCTACTACACGGCCTCCCGGGACGAGGAGACGGAGCGGCTGATCGAGCCGTACCACCTGCGCTACTACGAGGGCGCGTGGTACGTGGCCGGTTACTGCCGCTGGCGCCGGGACGTGCGGACCTTCGCCGTCGACCGGATCCGGGAGATCGAGGTCCTGCCGGAAACCTTTCCTCCTCCTTCCCCCGAGCGATTCTCCCCCGACGTGTACTTTGGTGAGGCCTGGCGCCTCCAGCGGGGCGCCGAGCGCCAGCGGGTGGTGGTGCGGTTCCGGCCGCCCCAGGCCCGCTACGTGCGGGGCCGCGTGTGGCACCCGAGCCAGGACGCCCGGGACGAACCGGACGGCTCCCTGGTCCTGTCCTTCCAGGTCCTCGGGACCGACGAGATCATGCGCTGGCTGCTGCAGTTCGGCGCCGGTGTCGAGGTGCTGGAGCCGCCTTCGCTGCGCGAGGCGATGGCGGCCGAGGCGGAGGCGATGCTGGCCCAGTATCGGGGCCGCGGTGAACGCCCAGCGCCTTCGAAGGGACAGGGCGGGCATGGCGCGGACGTGGGCCGGTGA
- a CDS encoding Sapep family Mn(2+)-dependent dipeptidase, whose translation MAGEGDTRATNAGKPGGAGAGEAHDAGESRFVAQLDRWLEDHRQEMVAAVQALCRIRSVQDDPAPGQPFGPGVAEALEWVRRRAEAMGFRTRNIDGYAIDAEIGEGEEWIAVLGHVDVVPEGTGWTHPPYAAEIHDGKIYARGAVDDKGPTVAALYAMKAVADLALAAGQRPARRARLVVGGNEESGFECVKYYFAREPQPALGFSPDAMFPLVHAEKGIWTFRLSLELPVVSDEPANAGAGGAASATGGAGAGTRGATVASGQRGWRARLVRLEGGTRVNVVPEHAVAELAVEGPGAPSLDELARRLSDGGGPGRARIEARVEGDRLVVEARGAAAHAMHPEKGINAVAGLLGALARVLGPALPRSSDLAFLAEAGARTDGAGFGIATADPVSGPLTVNLGVVRLVGGAPGSAGSGGAGAEGSGAAGAILYADCNVRYPVTASARELARRLEAALADTGWRVESREDMPPHYVPEDSEIVQQLLAVYREETGDQGARPLAIGGGTYARVLENGVAFGPLFPGQRELAHEPDEYWGIDDLLRCVRIYARALYRLMFAPQGR comes from the coding sequence GTGGCAGGCGAAGGCGACACCCGCGCCACGAACGCCGGAAAGCCCGGAGGGGCGGGGGCCGGCGAGGCCCACGACGCCGGTGAATCCCGTTTCGTGGCGCAACTGGACCGGTGGCTGGAGGACCATCGCCAGGAGATGGTGGCGGCGGTCCAGGCCCTGTGCCGGATCCGCAGCGTCCAGGACGACCCGGCCCCGGGTCAGCCCTTCGGGCCCGGCGTGGCGGAGGCCCTGGAATGGGTCCGCCGCCGGGCGGAGGCCATGGGCTTCCGCACCCGCAACATCGATGGCTACGCCATCGATGCCGAGATCGGCGAGGGCGAGGAGTGGATCGCCGTGCTCGGCCACGTGGACGTGGTGCCGGAGGGCACCGGCTGGACCCACCCGCCTTACGCGGCCGAGATCCACGACGGCAAGATCTACGCCCGCGGCGCGGTGGACGACAAGGGCCCCACGGTAGCGGCCCTGTACGCCATGAAGGCGGTGGCCGACCTGGCCCTGGCCGCGGGCCAACGCCCCGCCCGGCGGGCGCGGCTGGTGGTGGGCGGCAACGAGGAATCGGGTTTCGAATGCGTCAAGTACTACTTCGCCCGGGAGCCCCAGCCCGCCCTGGGCTTCAGCCCCGACGCCATGTTCCCTCTGGTCCATGCGGAGAAGGGCATCTGGACCTTCCGCCTGAGCCTGGAACTGCCGGTCGTTTCGGACGAACCGGCCAACGCCGGAGCGGGCGGTGCGGCGTCGGCAACGGGCGGTGCCGGCGCGGGGACACGGGGCGCTACCGTAGCATCCGGCCAACGCGGCTGGCGGGCGCGCCTGGTCCGCCTGGAAGGCGGCACCCGGGTCAACGTGGTCCCCGAGCACGCCGTCGCCGAGCTGGCCGTCGAAGGTCCCGGCGCCCCGTCCCTGGACGAACTGGCCCGGCGCCTGAGCGACGGCGGCGGGCCCGGGCGCGCCCGCATCGAAGCGCGGGTCGAAGGCGACCGCCTGGTGGTGGAGGCCCGGGGCGCCGCCGCCCACGCCATGCACCCGGAGAAGGGCATCAACGCCGTGGCCGGGCTGCTGGGTGCCCTGGCCCGGGTGCTGGGGCCGGCCCTGCCGCGTTCGTCCGACCTGGCGTTCCTGGCCGAGGCCGGGGCTCGCACCGACGGCGCGGGCTTTGGCATCGCCACCGCCGACCCGGTGTCCGGACCGCTGACGGTGAACCTGGGCGTGGTGCGCCTGGTGGGCGGCGCGCCCGGTTCGGCAGGAAGCGGCGGCGCCGGTGCGGAAGGGAGCGGCGCGGCCGGTGCGATTCTCTACGCCGACTGCAACGTCCGCTATCCGGTGACGGCGTCGGCCCGGGAGCTGGCCCGGCGGCTGGAGGCGGCTCTGGCCGACACCGGCTGGCGGGTCGAGTCCCGGGAGGACATGCCGCCCCACTACGTTCCCGAGGACAGCGAGATCGTCCAGCAGCTGCTGGCCGTGTACCGGGAGGAGACGGGCGACCAGGGGGCACGGCCGCTGGCCATCGGCGGCGGCACCTACGCCCGGGTGCTCGAGAACGGCGTGGCCTTCGGGCCGCTGTTCCCGGGGCAGCGGGAGCTGGCCCACGAGCCCGACGAGTACTGGGGCATCGACGACCTGTTGCGCTGCGTCCGCATCTACGCCCGGGCCCTGTACCGGCTGATGTTCGCTCCCCAGGGACGGTGA
- a CDS encoding amino acid ABC transporter ATP-binding protein has translation MSDTPMIEFRGVNKWYGDLHVLKDINLTIRRGEVVVIAGPSGSGKSTLLRTINYLEPVQEGEILVDGQPIGRRRQGNRWVEESAADLNRKRQEIGMVFQQFNLFPHMTALENVMEGLVTVRRMPRQEAERIAREMLARVGLADRMDHRPSKLSGGQQQRVAIARALAMRPKVILFDEPTSALDPELTGEVLNVMLDVARQGYTMVVVTHEMGFAREVAHRIVFMDEGRILVDAPPDRFFRDPGHPRARDFLGRVLWHAE, from the coding sequence ATGAGTGACACCCCGATGATCGAGTTCCGCGGCGTCAACAAGTGGTACGGCGACCTGCACGTGCTCAAGGACATCAACCTGACCATCCGCCGGGGCGAGGTGGTGGTCATCGCCGGCCCCAGCGGCAGCGGCAAGTCGACCCTGCTGCGGACCATCAACTACCTGGAGCCCGTGCAGGAAGGGGAGATCCTGGTGGACGGCCAGCCCATCGGCCGGCGCCGCCAGGGCAACCGCTGGGTGGAAGAGTCCGCCGCCGACCTGAACCGCAAGCGCCAGGAGATCGGGATGGTCTTCCAGCAGTTCAACCTGTTCCCCCACATGACGGCGCTGGAGAACGTGATGGAGGGGCTGGTGACGGTGCGGCGGATGCCGCGCCAGGAGGCGGAGCGCATCGCCCGCGAGATGCTGGCCCGGGTGGGCCTGGCGGACCGCATGGACCACCGGCCGTCCAAGCTGTCGGGCGGCCAGCAGCAGCGGGTGGCCATCGCCCGCGCCCTGGCCATGCGGCCGAAGGTGATCCTCTTCGACGAGCCCACCTCCGCCCTGGACCCCGAGCTGACGGGCGAGGTGCTCAACGTCATGCTGGACGTGGCCCGGCAGGGGTATACCATGGTGGTGGTCACCCACGAGATGGGCTTCGCCCGGGAGGTGGCCCACCGCATCGTCTTCATGGACGAGGGCCGCATCCTGGTGGACGCGCCGCCCGACCGGTTCTTCCGCGACCCCGGCCACCCGCGGGCCCGGGACTTTCTGGGCCGGGTGCTGTGGCACGCCGAGTAA
- a CDS encoding amino acid ABC transporter permease has product MPRAGLVELGFWGAIQRVTPIYVQGALTTLQVTAVAVVLGLVVGLIVALMKLSRVEILRRVGSFYTWIIRGTPLLVQIYIIYFGLVQYGVVLDPFPAAVIALTVNSGAYLAEIIRAGIESIPKGQMEAARSLGMSYGQAMRRVILPQAYRRMIPPMVNEFVTLLKDSSLVSIISMEELMLYSRQLANATARGMWFFGYAAFYYLVMTTLFTTLGSWLERKLKDYE; this is encoded by the coding sequence ATGCCGCGAGCGGGCCTGGTCGAACTGGGCTTCTGGGGGGCCATCCAGCGGGTCACCCCCATTTACGTCCAAGGCGCCCTGACGACCCTCCAGGTCACGGCGGTGGCCGTCGTCCTGGGGCTGGTCGTGGGGCTCATCGTGGCGCTGATGAAGCTGTCCCGGGTCGAGATCCTGCGCCGGGTGGGATCGTTCTACACGTGGATCATCCGGGGCACGCCGCTGCTGGTGCAGATCTACATCATCTACTTCGGCCTGGTGCAGTACGGCGTGGTGCTGGACCCCTTCCCGGCGGCGGTGATCGCCCTCACCGTCAACTCGGGGGCGTACCTGGCCGAGATCATCCGCGCGGGCATCGAGTCCATTCCCAAGGGGCAGATGGAGGCGGCTCGCTCCCTGGGCATGAGCTACGGCCAGGCCATGCGCCGGGTCATCCTGCCCCAGGCCTACCGGCGGATGATCCCGCCCATGGTCAACGAGTTCGTCACCCTGCTCAAGGACTCGTCGCTGGTGTCCATCATCAGCATGGAGGAGCTGATGCTGTATTCGCGCCAGCTGGCCAACGCCACGGCCCGGGGCATGTGGTTCTTCGGCTACGCCGCGTTCTACTACCTGGTCATGACGACCCTGTTCACCACCCTGGGCTCTTGGCTGGAAAGGAAGCTGAAGGATTATGAGTGA
- a CDS encoding basic amino acid ABC transporter substrate-binding protein: MARFGRKGRVARWWAVLALVAALLVAAGCGGGGQPASGDTGSGTETGSGAGAGSGTGTGTGGEKSLLDEIKERGYMTFATDGAYPPMEFPDPENPGELIGFDIDLGKAIAEKLGVEYRVEVAEWEGLLAGLEARRFDAVMSAMNITEERQKSADFVQYFEMGQMIVVPKGNPQGIQSLDDLKGKVIAVQIGTTNEEIARGIEGATVKTYQTFPDALQEVAAGRADATILDEPVARYYANIEGDKYEYVGVPFETAPVGIALPKGEDELVQAVQQALDQLKQDGTYDQIYAKWFGGQ, encoded by the coding sequence TTGGCACGATTCGGACGGAAAGGGCGGGTGGCCCGCTGGTGGGCTGTGCTGGCCCTGGTGGCCGCCCTGCTGGTGGCAGCCGGTTGCGGCGGCGGCGGGCAGCCGGCGTCTGGCGACACGGGAAGCGGCACGGAGACCGGCAGCGGCGCCGGGGCCGGCAGTGGGACGGGGACCGGCACCGGCGGCGAGAAGTCGCTGCTGGACGAGATCAAGGAACGCGGCTACATGACCTTCGCCACCGACGGCGCCTACCCGCCCATGGAGTTCCCCGATCCGGAGAACCCGGGTGAGCTGATCGGGTTCGACATCGACCTGGGCAAGGCCATCGCCGAGAAGCTGGGCGTGGAGTACCGGGTCGAGGTGGCCGAGTGGGAGGGCCTGCTGGCCGGCCTGGAGGCGCGGCGCTTCGACGCCGTGATGAGCGCCATGAACATCACGGAAGAGCGCCAGAAGAGCGCCGACTTCGTCCAGTACTTCGAGATGGGCCAGATGATCGTGGTGCCCAAGGGCAATCCCCAGGGCATCCAGTCGCTGGATGACCTGAAGGGCAAGGTCATCGCCGTGCAGATCGGGACGACCAACGAGGAGATCGCCCGCGGCATCGAGGGGGCCACGGTCAAGACCTACCAGACCTTCCCCGACGCGCTGCAGGAGGTGGCGGCGGGGCGGGCCGACGCCACCATCCTGGACGAGCCGGTGGCGCGCTACTACGCCAACATCGAGGGCGACAAGTACGAGTACGTGGGCGTGCCCTTCGAGACGGCACCCGTCGGCATCGCGTTGCCCAAGGGCGAGGACGAGCTGGTCCAGGCCGTCCAGCAGGCCCTGGACCAGCTGAAGCAGGACGGCACCTACGATCAGATCTACGCCAAGTGGTTCGGCGGGCAGTGA
- a CDS encoding NAD(P)/FAD-dependent oxidoreductase, which yields MAFDVVIAGGGIVGLQVAWHLREAGIRRLAVIEKGAAGGGATAHGAGFLSHFTWNPLDARLVRRSTELYALQQRELGGSFFRVTGSYVLATRTPAEEGRGGSPVPAGAPGEGEDPDGAGRASGPDVEASPDVEATVRRLAARAAMVREAGVEVHDVAPAEGAAAVPGWNWDDVAAAWFVPADGTLLPAEAARILAERLRQRDVKILEGTAVRELATGRGSRGPVVAGVRTAEGPVAADAVVVATGVWTRPLLQTAGLDTPLKPYRTQLSFWALPEGLDPAAVPPLHDVTGEYYWLPREGLLAVGDGTQLVEQDPEAFRREPDPEFLEACRRRLEHRLPAARGAELVRGWAHLCDATPDRRPLLGPYGGIQGLHLAVGFNGFGVMRAPAVGELVARFVLGEEPALDGHPLEGVDAVRADRFSGFVDFPMAQGFNTAGEE from the coding sequence TTGGCGTTCGACGTCGTCATCGCCGGCGGCGGCATCGTCGGGCTGCAGGTCGCCTGGCACCTGCGGGAAGCGGGCATCCGCCGCCTGGCCGTCATCGAGAAGGGCGCCGCCGGTGGCGGCGCCACCGCCCACGGGGCCGGGTTCCTCTCCCACTTCACGTGGAACCCGCTGGACGCCCGGCTGGTCCGGCGCAGCACCGAGCTGTACGCGCTGCAGCAGCGGGAGCTGGGCGGGTCCTTCTTCCGCGTCACGGGATCGTACGTGCTGGCCACCCGCACCCCGGCCGAGGAGGGGCGCGGCGGCTCCCCGGTCCCGGCGGGGGCCCCGGGCGAGGGGGAGGATCCGGACGGGGCGGGCCGGGCGTCGGGCCCGGACGTGGAAGCCAGCCCGGATGTGGAAGCCACCGTCCGCCGGCTGGCCGCCCGTGCGGCCATGGTGCGGGAGGCGGGCGTCGAGGTCCACGACGTGGCGCCGGCAGAGGGGGCTGCCGCGGTCCCCGGCTGGAACTGGGACGACGTGGCGGCGGCCTGGTTCGTCCCCGCCGACGGCACCCTGCTGCCGGCCGAGGCGGCCCGGATCCTGGCCGAGCGGCTGCGGCAGCGGGACGTGAAGATCCTGGAGGGCACGGCGGTGCGGGAGCTGGCCACCGGCCGGGGAAGCCGCGGCCCGGTAGTGGCGGGCGTCCGGACCGCCGAGGGGCCGGTGGCCGCCGACGCCGTGGTGGTGGCCACCGGTGTCTGGACCCGCCCCCTGCTGCAGACGGCCGGGCTCGACACCCCCCTCAAGCCCTACCGGACCCAGCTCTCCTTCTGGGCGCTGCCCGAAGGCCTCGACCCGGCGGCCGTGCCGCCGCTCCACGACGTGACCGGCGAGTACTACTGGTTGCCGCGGGAGGGCCTTCTGGCCGTGGGCGACGGCACCCAGCTGGTGGAGCAGGATCCGGAGGCCTTTCGCCGCGAGCCCGACCCGGAGTTCCTGGAGGCCTGCCGCCGGCGGCTGGAGCACCGGCTGCCCGCCGCCCGCGGGGCTGAGCTCGTACGGGGCTGGGCGCACCTCTGCGACGCCACACCGGACCGGCGGCCGCTGCTGGGCCCTTACGGCGGCATCCAGGGCCTGCACCTGGCGGTCGGATTCAACGGCTTCGGGGTCATGCGCGCCCCGGCCGTGGGCGAGCTGGTGGCCCGGTTCGTCCTGGGGGAAGAACCGGCCCTGGACGGGCATCCCCTGGAGGGCGTGGACGCCGTGCGGGCCGACCGGTTCAGCGGCTTCGTGGACTTCCCCATGGCCCAGGGGTTCAACACGGCCGGCGAGGAATGA
- a CDS encoding cysteine desulfurase-like protein — MDKQTPAPAARPAGAVDLSWCRAEFPALQLTVNGHPAAFLDGPGGTQVPQAVIEAMAAYLIKKNANTHGAFLTSRATDETIAAARAALADFLGASPGEIAFGANMTTLNFNLARAIGRTLRPGDEIVVTELDHDANVSPWLVLEEQGAVIRWLPVDPETCTLDLDRLGDLLGRRTRVVAIGWASNAVGTVNDVARAVRMAHEAGALAVVDAVHYAPHAPIDVRAVGCDFLLCSAYKFFGPHVGVLYGRRAAFEALATYRVRPQSPSAPEKIETGTLNHEGLAGAAAAVDFIARLGRRYVDTFRSVLGDAAGRRAEILAAMHAIEAHEAPLAARLREGLASLPGVRVYGPPEGHPRTPTVSFTVAGHHPADVARHLAERGLFVWDGDFYAVTLIERLGLKESGGLVRVGLAPYNTAEEIDRLLAAVEELTRKG; from the coding sequence GTGGACAAGCAAACCCCGGCGCCCGCCGCCCGGCCGGCGGGCGCGGTCGACCTCTCCTGGTGCCGGGCGGAGTTCCCGGCCCTGCAGCTCACCGTCAACGGCCACCCGGCCGCCTTCCTGGACGGGCCCGGCGGCACCCAGGTCCCCCAGGCGGTCATCGAGGCCATGGCCGCCTACCTGATCAAGAAGAACGCCAACACCCACGGCGCCTTCCTGACCAGCCGGGCCACCGACGAGACCATCGCCGCCGCGCGGGCGGCGCTGGCGGACTTCCTCGGCGCCAGCCCCGGCGAGATCGCCTTCGGCGCCAACATGACCACCCTCAACTTCAACCTGGCCCGGGCCATCGGCCGCACCCTGCGCCCGGGCGACGAGATCGTGGTGACGGAACTGGACCACGACGCCAACGTCAGCCCGTGGCTGGTGCTGGAGGAGCAGGGGGCGGTGATCCGCTGGCTGCCGGTGGACCCCGAGACCTGCACCCTGGACCTGGACCGGCTGGGCGACCTCCTGGGCCGGCGGACCCGGGTGGTGGCCATCGGCTGGGCCTCCAACGCCGTGGGCACCGTCAACGACGTGGCCCGGGCGGTGCGCATGGCCCACGAGGCCGGCGCCCTGGCGGTGGTCGACGCCGTCCACTACGCGCCCCACGCGCCCATCGACGTGCGGGCCGTGGGGTGCGACTTCCTGCTCTGCTCCGCCTACAAGTTCTTCGGTCCCCACGTGGGCGTGCTGTACGGCCGGCGGGCGGCCTTCGAGGCGCTGGCCACCTACCGCGTGCGCCCCCAGTCGCCGTCGGCGCCGGAGAAGATCGAGACCGGCACCCTGAACCACGAGGGCCTGGCGGGCGCGGCGGCGGCCGTCGACTTCATCGCCCGCCTGGGGCGGCGATACGTGGACACCTTCCGCAGCGTGCTGGGCGATGCCGCGGGCCGGCGGGCAGAGATCCTGGCGGCCATGCACGCCATCGAGGCCCACGAGGCACCGCTGGCGGCGCGGCTGCGGGAGGGGCTGGCGAGCCTGCCCGGGGTGCGGGTGTACGGCCCGCCCGAGGGGCATCCCCGCACGCCCACGGTGTCCTTCACCGTGGCGGGCCACCACCCCGCGGACGTGGCGCGCCACCTGGCCGAGCGCGGCCTGTTCGTCTGGGACGGCGACTTCTACGCGGTGACCCTGATCGAGCGCCTGGGCCTCAAGGAGTCGGGCGGCCTGGTGCGGGTGGGCCTGGCGCCTTACAACACCGCGGAGGAGATCGACCGGCTGCTGGCCGCCGTGGAGGAGCTCACCCGGAAGGGGTGA